In Oncorhynchus masou masou isolate Uvic2021 chromosome 10, UVic_Omas_1.1, whole genome shotgun sequence, a single genomic region encodes these proteins:
- the creg2 gene encoding protein CREG2, producing MKSHHLSLALFAALLCLCDSYTLRNSVSWAVASNDVVVEGELDAVSEEEVAPALLVDNSGLWKQAYPPSVLRNGAEKPKETVKSKKEDAAPVSSASRVFSYRMEEVKAPASAPSPPPHQETARTARYMAHYSDWGHLATISTQDKIKGLPFGNIFSVSDGPMDNSTGVVYFYVTLMDNSVADLRSFPFASLTFSEAEGDFCRQQVYDPEDPRCARLTLTGKMVEVGPEEVEFAQEAMFSRHPVMRKWPVGHNWFFMKLELKQVWLQDWVGGVSLIPLEDYFKATPY from the exons ATGAAGTCACATCATCTTTCCCTGGCATTATTTGCCGCGCTGCTGTGCCTTTGTGATAGCTACACTCTCAGAAACTCAGTATCTTGGGCTGTCGCCTCCAACGATGTCGTGGTGGAGGGAGAGCTGGACGCTGTTTCCGAGGAGGAGGTCGCCCCCGCTTTGCTAGTGGACAACAGCGGGCTATGGAAACAGGCATACCCGCCCTCTGTGTTACGAAATGGTGCGGAGAAGCCCAAAGAAACCGTCAAATCGAAAAAGGAGGATGCAGCGCCCGTGTCATCTGCGTCCAGGGTGTTCTCATATCGGATGGAGGAGGTGAAAGCGCCCGCCAGTGCCCCCTCACCTCCCCCACATCAGGAGACTGCGAGAACCGCCAGATACATGGCCCACTACAGCGACTGGGGACATCTCGCCACCATTTCCACTCAAGACAAG ATTAAGGGCCTTCCTTTCGGGAATATTTTCTCGGTCAGTGATGGCCCAATGGACAACAGTACAGGAGTTGTCTACTTCTACGTCACTCTGATGGACAACTCTGTAGCAGACCTGAGAAGCTTCCCATTTGCCTCTCTCACCTTttcagaggcagagggagactTCTGCAG GCAGCAGGTGTATGATCCTGAAGACCCACGCTGTGCCAGACTGACCCTGACAGGCAAGATGGTGGAAGTGGGCCCAGAGGAGGTGGAGTTTGCCCAGGAGGCCATGttctctag ACACCCTGTGATGCGGAAATGGCCAGTGGGACACAACTGGTTCTTTATGAAGCTGGAGCTCAAACAGGTCTGGCTCCAGGATTGGGTTGGAGGGGTGTCACTCATCCCCCTGGAAGACTACTTCAAAGCCACACCCTACTGA